The proteins below are encoded in one region of Litorilinea aerophila:
- a CDS encoding sensor histidine kinase yields the protein MNTLRRRFILSHTLPLLLVTPLMALVLIYVLERQILLINLSTQLERQATVLAEVLQDSPDLWSEAGLAQSFVNRFSRHLTANLSLLRPDGTILASSDTGEARPSASGSSEVNVELLQLGKRQVMVNYSQNPGEEIVEVIVPVFQPGGVVGAIHLTQRLGPVYPRFQRLRTFVFWALLPGLFLGVLIGLVLAHFVEAPMQELSQQIGRMASGDALVALPEPQPTELRTLVRTFNSLVDRLQTLEASRRQLVANLVHEIGRPLGALRSAVDALQGGAGAAPERRKALLAGVDTELQHLEQLLEELAEVYARKENELRRLQLRSTRLTDWLGTVLAPWEEAARRKGISWQVHQPASLPTVTIDPVRLGQALGNLLSNAVKYTPPGGAIAVIVHSERDMVNIQVRDTGPGIPSAEQDRIFEPFYRWPSEHHYQPGMGLGLAIAREWVRAHGGQIQVESTPGHGSTFTISLPLT from the coding sequence CCTCAGCCACACCCTTCCCCTGCTGCTGGTCACTCCGTTGATGGCCCTGGTGCTTATCTACGTCCTGGAAAGGCAGATCCTTCTGATCAATCTGTCGACCCAGTTGGAACGGCAGGCCACTGTTCTGGCTGAGGTGTTGCAGGATTCACCCGACCTGTGGTCCGAAGCGGGGCTGGCCCAATCCTTTGTCAACCGCTTCAGTCGCCACCTGACCGCGAACCTCTCCCTCCTACGGCCCGATGGGACCATTCTGGCTTCCAGCGATACCGGTGAGGCAAGGCCAAGTGCCTCCGGCAGCAGTGAAGTGAATGTGGAGCTCCTTCAGCTGGGCAAGCGACAGGTCATGGTCAACTACAGCCAGAACCCGGGCGAGGAAATCGTGGAAGTGATCGTTCCTGTTTTTCAGCCAGGGGGCGTGGTTGGCGCCATTCATCTGACTCAACGACTGGGACCGGTTTACCCCCGCTTTCAGCGACTGCGCACGTTCGTGTTCTGGGCCCTGCTCCCTGGATTGTTCCTGGGTGTTCTGATCGGCCTGGTGCTGGCCCACTTTGTGGAAGCGCCGATGCAGGAGCTCAGTCAGCAAATCGGCCGGATGGCCAGCGGAGACGCCCTGGTCGCCCTGCCAGAACCGCAGCCGACCGAACTGCGGACGCTGGTCCGCACCTTCAATTCCCTGGTGGATCGGCTACAGACCCTGGAAGCCAGTCGTCGTCAACTGGTGGCCAATCTGGTACACGAAATCGGCCGTCCTCTAGGTGCACTCCGCTCCGCGGTGGATGCGCTCCAGGGAGGTGCAGGGGCCGCCCCGGAGCGCCGCAAAGCCCTGTTGGCCGGGGTGGATACAGAGCTTCAACATCTGGAACAACTTCTGGAGGAGTTGGCTGAGGTGTACGCCCGGAAGGAGAACGAGCTGCGAAGGCTGCAACTGCGATCCACCAGGCTGACAGACTGGCTGGGGACTGTCCTGGCCCCGTGGGAGGAGGCAGCCAGACGCAAGGGCATCAGCTGGCAAGTACACCAGCCAGCCTCGCTGCCAACGGTGACCATCGATCCAGTCCGTCTGGGCCAGGCTCTGGGCAATCTGCTGAGCAATGCGGTCAAGTACACTCCCCCTGGGGGGGCCATTGCAGTCATCGTACACAGCGAAAGGGACATGGTCAACATTCAGGTGCGGGACACGGGACCGGGGATTCCATCGGCCGAACAGGATCGGATCTTTGAACCGTTTTACCGGTGGCCTTCGGAGCATCACTACCAACCGGGGATGGGCCTGGGGTTGGCCATCGCCAGGGAATGGGTGCGGGCCCATGGTGGACAGATCCAGGTTGAGAGCACGCCTGGCCACGGGAGCACCTTTACCATTTCCCTGCCCTTGACATAA